In Simplicispira sp. 125, one DNA window encodes the following:
- a CDS encoding DUF922 domain-containing protein has translation MAFAEVTEEHAEQPYTVDVPPGQTLRQALNAATPIREGGQRFHGHTQWNVHWNFWWNRDAAGHCRIARVSTRLSTRIQMPVLRTASDAQQARFARYARALHQHEQGHVQFGRRAAQSIDQGIAALSEAPDCPTLERQANALGHRLLAEQAALEKTYDRDTRHGATQGAQVD, from the coding sequence ATGGCCTTTGCGGAGGTCACGGAAGAACACGCCGAGCAGCCGTACACGGTGGACGTCCCGCCTGGCCAGACACTGCGCCAGGCCCTCAATGCGGCCACCCCCATCCGCGAGGGCGGGCAGCGTTTTCATGGCCATACGCAGTGGAACGTGCACTGGAATTTCTGGTGGAACCGTGATGCGGCCGGGCACTGCCGCATCGCCCGCGTCAGCACACGGCTGTCCACCCGCATCCAAATGCCCGTGCTGCGCACCGCCAGCGATGCACAGCAGGCCCGGTTCGCACGCTATGCCCGGGCCTTGCACCAGCACGAGCAGGGCCATGTGCAGTTCGGCCGCCGGGCCGCGCAGTCCATCGACCAGGGCATCGCCGCCCTGTCCGAGGCCCCGGACTGCCCCACTCTGGAGCGGCAAGCCAATGCATTGGGCCACCGCTTGCTGGCAGAACAGGCCGCGCTGGAAAAAACCTACGACCGCGACACACGGCATGGTGCAACACAAGGCGCACAGGTTGATTGA